The following coding sequences lie in one Desmodus rotundus isolate HL8 chromosome 1, HLdesRot8A.1, whole genome shotgun sequence genomic window:
- the LOC112304719 gene encoding signal recognition particle 14 kDa protein-like: protein MEQTLQELTRLFQKCPLSGSTVITLKKYDGQTEGISREGSVEDFEPSDNKRLLRANDGIKISMVVSSKELNKFQTAHVNLLRNHMDGLKKRDQKNKSKKSKAAQ from the coding sequence ATGGAGCAGACCCTGCAGGAGCTGACCAGGCTCTTCCAGAAGTGCCCGTTGTCAGGCAGCACAGTCATCACCCTGAAGAAGTATGATGGTCAAACTGAAGGCATTTCAAGGGAAGGTTCTGTGGAGGACTTTGAGCCCTCAGACAACAAGCGTCTGTTAAGAGCTAATGATGGGATAAAGATCAGCATGGTGGTGAGTTCCAAAGAGCTGAATAAGTTTCAGACAGCTCATGTAAACCTATTGAGAAATCACATGGATGGGCTGAAGAAGAGGGatcagaagaacaagagcaagaagagCAAAGCAGCACAGTGA